A genomic stretch from Onychostoma macrolepis isolate SWU-2019 chromosome 02, ASM1243209v1, whole genome shotgun sequence includes:
- the LOC131528787 gene encoding E3 SUMO-protein ligase PIAS4-A-like, whose product MAQSYSAAVYLVRLVSSQDLLDQLRRTAVEQQELCRRRVSEKLRSDPENEISTTGLQVSLICPLAKMRMCVPCRARGCAHLQCFDASFYLQMNEKKPRWTCPVCHRYAPFDELRIDSLLCEGLESCDEDVEEIEYLSDSSWRAVRHDKSDKNLFNIKHSKISCIHFSFLMIERKGLI is encoded by the exons ATGGCACAG agttaTTCAGCGGCTGTGTATCTGGTGCGGCTCGTGTCGTCTCAGGATCTGTTGGATCAGCTCCGCAGGACTGCGGTGGAGCAGCAGGAGCTCTGCAGACGGAGAG TTTCTGAGAAGTTGCGCTCTGATCCAGAAAATGAGATTTCTACTACAGGTCTGCAAGTATCACTGATCTGTCCA CTGGCAAAGATGCGTATGTGCGTTCCCTGTCGAGCTCGAGGCTGCGCTCACCTGCAGTGCTTCGATGCTTCCTTCTACCTGCAAATGAACGAGAAGAAGCCCAGGTGGACGTGTCCCGTGTGCCACAGATACGCTCCGTTTGATGAGCTGCGGATCGAcag TTTGCTGTGTGAAGGTTTGGAGAGCTGTGATGAGGATGTGGAGGAGATTGAATATCTGTCTGATAGCAGCTGGAGAGCCGTGAGACACGACAAGAGCGACAAGAATCTGTTCAACATCAAACACAGTAAGATCAGCTGTATTCATTTCTCTTTCCTCATGATAGAGAGGAAAGGACTGATCTGA